The genomic segment GCTATTGTACCCAGTGGAATCAGAATATCTATATTTATGGAAAATCAGAAGCTCACAAGATCCATCGACTGTCGGAACTTTTATCGTTTATTCTGTTTCATCATGATGATGAGTGTCTGATTGTTATTGAGGGCAGCGGGATCAGTGAAACGAAGGATTACATCTCAAAACACATGGAAGGCATCCAGTCAGCATAAAAGACTTTTTACCGGGAAATGGCTTATAACATGTCGTAAAGTTATAGTATCCTTTCCCTTTGAAAGGGCAGGAGTAAAGATGACAGCGGCGAACCGATGCTGTCGCTTATTAAATGGGTGAACGATTACGTTGTGCCTTTCTTAAAGTATGCATATGGGCGGGGGCTGAGAACCCGGATTCATTCAAATCTAAGCGTTATGCACGGATTCTTCCCTGCCTGGAGGTCCTTTACATTTCATTTTATTATGGGAGTTTTGAGGATTCCCCAGACATCGGATTTGTCGTTATGGAGAAGAAACCCCGCCTGTCCGTTCTCTCGATTCTGCTGTCAGGTGTCTTGGTCCTGATGTTCTGGTGAAAAACACGTATGATCACTATACTGGTTTTGGAAAAAGAAAATCAAAGATCGCTTAACTTCCTGATCATCATGAACAGTGACGGAGTCATGGGAATCATGACTCCGTCACTGTTGTCAGGGCAACTCAGGCTCTGGCCGGTGCCGGAGGTTTGGTTTTCTAATCCAGACCGAGAGCTTTCTCCAGATACATTTTCAGACTTCTGATCTGTTCGCTGACACCCACGGTATGCTTATTGAGCAGCGTCGCTTCAAGCACAATCCCATCGTTGACATTCATCACAAACCGGTTAATCGCGTCAATTGGCTGTACCGGTTTGAATTCACCCCGCTTGACTCCTTCTTCAAAGATACGGCGGAAGATCTTCTTCCCGGTCAGGTAACGTCGCCTCAGATATTCTTTTCTTTGCCTGTTTCTCCATCCGGTGACAAAATATTCATAAATGACAATCGAAAAGGGTTGCGTGTTCTCTTCCTCAAGATTTTTAAAATATATCTGGAGAATATCCCACATTTTCTCATGACGTCTGATCAGGGAGTCAATATATTCTTTGAATTCAACGGAGTTTTGATCCAGCAAAGCCTGCATCATCGCTTCTGTGCTGGGAAAATACTGATAGACGCCGCCGCGGCTCATCCCGGATTCTTCAACGACATCCTGCATCGTAGTCGGCTCAAAGCCCTTACGGCAAAATACAGTTTTTGCAGCCTGGAGAATCTGCGCCTTTCTCCGGGCAACATGTTCTTCGGATACTTTAGGCAATCTGCTCACCTCGTTAACAGCTAGTCAAAGTATAGCATGTTTCATTCCGCTTTTGCAGAAATGGTGTATGCTCCGGTTCCCAGCTGATCAGCAGGCGGCATGTGGCGAAGTATTTTCTGGGAAAACCAGTAGATGGACAGAAACAGGAAAGACAGACCCAGACCGGTAAACACGGGAGTCACGCCCCAAAGATACGCACTCTGTCCTCCTGCAAGCGACCCCAGCGGCATCGCGCAGGAACCGGCACTGATGATGATCGTATAAACCTGTGCGAGCTGGTCCCCGGGTACGGCTTTTTGCATGGCTGTGACAAAGAGAATGTTGGTCACACCGATTGCGGGGAAGCTCGCTGCGTACAGCGCCAGAGAAATGATCGTATTACCTCCTGAATTATTCATAGCAGCTTATTTTCTATGGTTTAGGTGGTAATTTCGCAAAGGATTTTACAGATTTTTACTAAGCGAACAACTTAACGATGATTTTGAATGCCTGTTGGCCCGCATGGAACATGCGGACAGCCATTTTCTCGTTTTCAGGGCAGACGAATCCCGTCGTTTCCAACAGAAATTCTGAATTTTTTAAGATTGATGGTCTGGACACTATGCCAATGCCGGCAACCGATGGATTTGATCCAGCGTCTGCCGGAAGACCTTTTGGTAAAGACAGTGACTGCAGAGTCGGAAAATGAGCGAACGGCCGGAATGAACGAGCCTGCCGGCAATCTTGATCAGGCGAAGGCGCACAGTATCCATACAAAGCCGCTTCTTTTTAGCGGATTTCGGCAGACAGAGCAGGCGAAACCCGGCTTCAATATTGCTTGCCAGCATACGAATCTGCAGTTTCACCGCGTTGGCTTCAAAACGGGTGCTGCTCAGCTGATCAAAGGCAAAACCGTTCTTGCCTTCCTTGAT from the Sporolactobacillus sp. Y61 genome contains:
- a CDS encoding TetR family transcriptional regulator, producing the protein MPKVSEEHVARRKAQILQAAKTVFCRKGFEPTTMQDVVEESGMSRGGVYQYFPSTEAMMQALLDQNSVEFKEYIDSLIRRHEKMWDILQIYFKNLEEENTQPFSIVIYEYFVTGWRNRQRKEYLRRRYLTGKKIFRRIFEEGVKRGEFKPVQPIDAINRFVMNVNDGIVLEATLLNKHTVGVSEQIRSLKMYLEKALGLD